The following DNA comes from Kluyveromyces lactis strain NRRL Y-1140 chromosome E complete sequence.
CTGTCATTATTGTATAAAAATttcatgtatatataagtCACTATAACTATAAAGTTACTCATAGTTAATTCACGAATTGAAAGTACTTTCATGAGCATCACAAAAAGCATAAAAGATCAAACTAAATGGGGTGTCTTTGCATTTGACAAACGTCAGTTGTCACCCTACtactatttttttatttctccCTCATAAGCTGAAACAAATGAGTTCTCTGTTTCAAATATTTATCGAAGTTAATAAAATCTCGTATCTCTACAATTTTaaagttcttcttgatcttttggaagaaatgtTTGTCCGCTTTACGCCTTTTCTTGTATGCCATTAGAATAATTGGCACATTCTCCCCATCAGTTAATTCTAACAGTGttttttccaataatgGGAAAGCAGCTTCTAAGTACACACAGTCCGCAGCTAGCACTAAATCAACCGGTTTCTTGACAAATACATCCGGCAAGGGATTCCCCCACCATAACACCTCGGCGTGAACCTTATCATCCAATCCGTTGACTTGAATATTAGATTCCATGAGACCAAGCAGCTGATCAATGTCAGAAATATAAACTTCACGATCTGAATATTCATTCGCTTGATCCATTAGACCAACACAAAGCCCAACTAGACCTGTACCACTACCCAGTTCCAAAACGCTATTGCAATTCCCATCTGGAAACAAATGACTTAGCAAATGTTCCTTGTCGGATTTTTCAAGGATATATTCGCATAGCAGTTCACCTGCTATCCACACTTTACCTCCGCATCCGGATTCACCACCATCTTCATTGATTATAAGAGGACTCGGCAGTTTTCCATTGAAAGACATATC
Coding sequences within:
- the EFM6 gene encoding putative protein-lysine N-methyltransferase (similar to uniprot|P53970 Saccharomyces cerevisiae YNL024C Putative S-adenosylmethionine-dependent methyltransferase of the seven beta-strand family), whose protein sequence is MSLLEVLTRDRKERTVLETCKAFIMGDVPFSSCFEELVPARPIEHLGKIDMSFNGKLPSPLIINEDGGESGCGGKVWIAGELLCEYILEKSDKEHLLSHLFPDGNCNSVLELGSGTGLVGLCVGLMDQANEYSDREVYISDIDQLLGLMESNIQVNGLDDKVHAEVLWWGNPLPDVFVKKPVDLVLAADCVYLEAAFPLLEKTLLELTDGENVPIILMAYKKRRKADKHFFQKIKKNFKIVEIRDFINFDKYLKQRTHLFQLMREK